A region from the Brassica napus cultivar Da-Ae chromosome C8, Da-Ae, whole genome shotgun sequence genome encodes:
- the LOC125591442 gene encoding signal recognition particle 54 kDa protein 3-like, producing the protein MVLAELGGQIASALQKMSNVTIIDEKALSECLKEITRALLHSDVSFPLVREMQSNIKKIVNLEELAAGHNKRRIIEQAIFSELCKMLDPGKPAFSPKKAKPSVVMFVGLQGAGKTTTCTKYAYYHQKKGYKPALVCADTFRAGAFDQLKQNATKARIPFYGSYTESDPVKIAVEGVDTFKKENCDLIIVDTSGRHKQEATLFEEMRQVAEATKPDLVIFVMDSSIGQAAFDQAQAFKQSVAVGAVIITKMDGHAKGGGALSAVAATKSPVIFIGTGEHMDEFEVFDVKPFVSRLLGMGDWSGFVDKLQDVVPKDQQPELLEKLSQGNFTLRIMYDQFQNLLNMGPLSEVFSMLPGAAAQMMPKGHEKESQAKIKRYMTMMDSMTNEELDSSNPKMFNESRMMRIARGSGRMVREVMEMLEEYKRLAKMWSKMKGLKIPKNGDMSALSRNMNAQHMSKVLPPQMLKQFGGMGGLQSLMKQMGSGKDMMGMFGGGKDK; encoded by the exons ATGGTTTTAGCGGAGCTCGGCGGGCAGATCGCCAGCGCCTTGCAGAAGATGAGCAATGTGACGATCATCGACGAGAAGGCTCTCAGCGAGTGCTTGAAAGAGATCACTCGTGCTCTTCTCCATTCGGATGTTTCTTTCCCTCTCGTGAGGGAGATGCAGAGCAACATCAAGAAGATCGTCAACCTCGAGGAGCTAGCCGCAGGCCACAACAAGCGACGGATCATCGagcag gCTATCTTTAGTGAACTGTGTAAGATGTTGGATCCAGGAAAGCCTGCGTTTTCACCCAAAAAGGCTAAACCTAGTGTTGTTATGTTCGTTGGATTACAAG GTGCTGGTAAAACCACAACTTGTACCAAGTATGCTTATTATCATCAGAAGAAAGGGTATAAACCAGCTCTAGTGTGTGCGGATACTTTCAGGGCTGGTGCTTTCGATCAGCTCAAACAGAATGCCACCAAGGCTAGGATCCCCTTTTATGGAAG TTACACGGAATCCGATCCTGTGAAAATTGCTGTTGAGGGAGTTGATACGTTTAAGAAAGAAAACTGTGATCTTATTATTGTTGACACCAGTGGTCGTCATAAACAAGAAGCTACTCTCTTTGAAGAAATGCGTCAAGTTGCTGAAGCAACG aAACCAGATCTCGTTATATTTGTCATGGACAGCAGTATCGGTCAAGCTGCATTTGACCAAGCTCAAGCATTCAAGCAAAGTGTTGCCGTGGGAGCTGTAATTATCACTAAGATGGACGGTCATGCCAAGGGTGGCGGCGCTCTTAGCGC TGTTGCGGCGACAAAGAGTCCTGTGATTTTCATCGGAACAGGAGAGCATATGGATGAGTTTGAAGTGTTTGACGTCAAACCATTTGTCAGCCGTCTCTTAG GAATGGGAGATTGGTCTGGATTCGTGGATAAACTACAAGATGTGGTACCTAAAGATCAACAACCTGAACTTCTGGAAAAGCTCTCTCAGGGTAACTTCACGTTGAGAATAATGTACGACCAGTTCCAGAACTTACTGAACATGGGCCCACTTAGCGAG GTTTTCTCAATGCTACCTGGAGCTGCTGCTCAAATGATGCCGAAAGGACACGAGAAAGAAAGCCAAGCGAAGATAAAGCGATACATGACGATGATGGATTCTATGACAAACGAAG AACTGGACAGCTCGAACCCGAAGATGTTTAACGAGTCAAGGATGATGAGAATAGCGAGAGGGTCAGGGAGGATGGTAAGAGAAGTGATGGAGATGTTGGAAGAGTACAAGAGGCTAGCAAAGATGTGGAGCAAGATGAAAGGACTCAAGATCCCAAAGAACGGAGACATGAGCGCACTCTCGAGAAACATGAACGCTCAGCACATGAGCAAGGTCCTTCCTCCTCAGATGCTCAAGCAGTTTGGGGGCATGGGAGGTCTGCAGAGTCTCATGAAACAGATGGGTTCTGGCAAAGACATGATGGGTATGTTTGGCGGCGGCAAAGACAAATAG